CGCGCAGCGCCTTGGCGGTGTCGGTCATGCCGTAGAACGATTCTTCGAGATAACCGATCCCCCAGCGGGTCTTCATCTTCTTCGCCAGATTGGTCAAACTCTTCGAGCAAATGATGACATTAAGCCTGGCGCGGTGGGCGTAGCGCAGTTCGGCGAATCTGGCGTCGCCGCTGATGCAGGAAAGGATGCGGATGCCGAGGCGGTCGAAGAGGGGGAGCATCCCCCACAGGTCGCCGGCAATATTATATTCACCAATGAGGTTGATGTCGTAGTCAGTGAGGTAGTCGGGCTCGGCAGTGGCGATGACGTGCTTGAGCAGCACTTCGCCGGCAAGTCGGTTGCCGATATTCTTGTCGCCGATAAAGCCGGGGGTGTTGACCGGAATGACCGGCATCGGCAGCTGCTTGGCAGCAGCTTCGCAGACCTTTTCGAGGTCGTCGCCGATCATCGCGGTGACGCAGGTGGCGTAGACAAAGATCGCCTGCGGCTGATATTTCGTCCCGAGGTCGATAATCGCGTCGTAGAGTTTCTGTTCGCCGCCGAAGACGACGTCGTTGTGCATGATATCGGTGGTGAAACCGCGCCGGTAAAGCTGGCTGCCGGAGGAGCGGGCACCACGGTTGTCCCAGGAGTTACCGGCACAGGCGATCGGACCGTGCACGAGGTGGATGACATCGGTGATCGGCATCAGGACGACTCGCGCGCCGTCATAAGCGCAGGAGCGTTCGGTCCCCTCCCCCGGTTCTGACTTCTTGCAGAACTTGGGGGCGCCCTTTTCGTTGGTCTCGCATTCGGAGACTTCGTAGTAATCGCGTTTGGACATGGTTGGTACCTCGTGAGGGCGAGGGGTTTAGTTTCCATCGGGTCAAAGGCATTTTGCACACGGATAAAATCTGATTGGACGGATTTACAAGGATTCAAAAAATTAAAACATTAGTCGTTTATCCCCTTGATTAATCCTTCTTTTATCCGTGACATCCGTGTCATCCGTGTGAAACCGCCTTTTGAGGTGCATTGCAGGGGCGACCACATAGGACCGCCCCTGCAAAAACAATTTAACGCATCATTTCAAAGAAGCGGTCCTCGCAGGTTTCATCCTTGATATCGAGGAACTTGTTGCAGATGGTCGTGACCATGTTGATCACCCCCTGGTAGCCGATGATCGGCGAACGGTGCAGGTTGACGCGGTCGAAGACCGGGAAGCCGAAACGGAAGAGGGGGATGCCGGCATCGCGTGCGGCAAATTTGCCGTGGGTGTCGCCGATCACTGCGTCGACCGGATCGGTAAGGAGCAGGCTGCGCAGGTGCCACAGGTCTTTGTTCATGTAGATCTTGCACCCCTTGCCGTAAGCGGAGGCGTCAAGGAGAGACTGCAACTCCTTCTCGACCTTCTTGGTGCCGCGACTGCAGAGGATGTGGTAAGGACGGGCCCCCATCTCCAACAGGAAGGAGACGTAGCCCATCAGGTAGTCGGGGTCGCCGTAGACCGCGAACTTCTTGTCGTGCATGTACTGCTGGGCATCGGTCATGGCATCGACGGCGCGGCCGCGCTCGGCCTTGATCGCGGCCGGAACTTCCTTACCGAAGAGCTCGGCGACCTTCATCAGCAGGGCATCGGTCTTGACGATACCGATCGGCATGGCGAGGGAGGCATGTTCACCGGCGTAGCTGTCCTTGATCCAGCTGAAGGTCTTGGGGGTGGCATAGGGGCCGAGGGTGATCGTTGCTTTGCCGTTGATCGAATCGGCTGCATCTTCGAGCTTGGTGCCGCCGGCGTAGACGCTGTAAGTGCCATCGCAGGGGGAATCGAAGGTCTCGGAGATATCGGCGAGGACGGTGACAGCGATGCCGAACTCCTTGAGGATGCGCTTGTATTCGCGATAATCACCGGTATTGAAGTCGCAGCCGGGGATGAGGTTGAGCTTGCCGGTGCAGCGCCCTTCGATCTTCTTCCCTTCGGTCAGGGTCTGGAGGATCGAGACGAGCATCGAATCGTAGCCGTGGATATGGGTGCCGTTAAAGCTCGGGGTGTTGGCATACGGCGTCGGGAAGTCGGCCGGAATGATCCCCTTGTTCTTGGCGTTCTTGATAAAGGCGGTGAGGTCGTCGCCGATGACTTCCGGCATGCACGAAGTAAAGACCGCCATCATCTTCGGTTTGTACAGGGTGTAGGCGTTCTCCAGCCCTTCGTGCAGGTTGGCCTGACCGCCGAAAACGGCGCCATCCTCGGTCATGGCGTCAGAGACCGCCGGTGCCGGCTCGCGGAAGTGCCGATTGAGGGTAGAGCGGTAGTAGGAAGCGCAGCCCTGCGAGCCATGCACAAAGGGGAGGGTTCCTTCGAAGCCGTGCGCAACGAGCTGGGCGCCGAGGGGCTGACAGGCATGCGCCGGATTGATCACCAGCGCCTGACGGGCAAAGTTCTTCTCTTTGTACTCTTCACTGTTGATCCAGTTCTTGACCCGCTCGACTTCTTCAGCGGTATATTCCGTGACCGGTTTGACGTCCAGTCCGAGGGCATTGGCCATGATCGATCTCCTTGCGGCCGGGAACTTATCTGTTCACCGGTCCGGGGGGTATTACGTAGTTATGATTGCGTAGGGGCGAGGCGGTGCCTCGCCCAGGGCGACCCACCGGGTCGCCCCTACGGCATTAAAACGGGCTCTTCACCAGCCCCCAGGTCGGGCTGTTCACCGCCATATCGACATCGCGGGCGAAGATGGCAAAGCCCTGATAGCCGTGGTAGGGGCCGGAGTAATCCCAGCTGTGCATCTGCCGGAAGGGGATCCCCATCTTCTGGAAGATATACTTCTCTTTAATCCCGGAACCGATCAGATCGGGCTTGAGGGTTTCCGCAAATTTTTCAAACTCGAACTCGGAAGGGTCGTCATAAACAACCGTCGCGTCCGGCATCTCCGGGGCAGTGCGGTCATAATCGTCAACGTGGGCAAATTCGTAACCGGAACCGACACACTCCATGCCGAGATCTTCGTAAGCGCCGATGGTGTGACGGGGGCGGAGACCGCCGACCAGGAGCATGACCTTCTTCCCTTCGAGGCGCGGCTTGTACTCATCGATAATCGCCTGCATGATCGGCTCATGCCGGGCTATGGCCGCTTCGACCTTTTCCTGAATCGTTGCATCGAAACACTGGCCGATGGCGCGTAGCGACTCCTTGATCTTGGTCGGGCCGAAGAAGTTGAACTCCAGCCAGGGGATACCGAACTTTTCCTCCATGACCTTGCACATGTAGTTCATCGAACGGTAGCAGTGGATGAGGTTGAGCTTGACCTTATGGGTGGCGGCTATCTTCTCCATCTCGCCGTCACCGGTCCAGACACTCTTGACATTAAGGCCGATCTCTTCGAGGAGGGCCTTGGCGCTCCAGACGTCGCCGCCGATGTTGTAGTCGCCGATCAGGGCGATATCGTAGGGAGTCTCGGGCTCGGTGAATTCGCGGGTCTCAATGATGTAGTCGCGGATGGTGTCGTTACTGATGTGGTGGCCGAGGGACTGGGAGACGCCGCGGAAGCCTTCGCAGTTACAAGGGATAATCGGCAGATCGAGTTCCTTGGCCACGGTCTTGGCAACGGAGTTGATATCGTCACCGATGAGACCGACCGGACATTCGGAAAGGACCGAAATCCCCTTGGCGAGAGGGAAGAGTTCGTGCGCCTCGCTGAGGAGGGTCTTGAGCTTCTTGTCGCCGCCGTAGACGATATCTTTTTCCTGAAAGTCGGAGGTGAACATCATCCCGAACTGAGTGACGCCGTTGATGCCGCTCATCAGGTTGCGGCGCGTCCCCCAGGAGTACCAGCCGCAGCCGACCGGGCCGTGCGAGACATGGACCATATCGCGGATCGGCCCCCATACCACCCCTTTGGCACCGGCATAAGCACAACCACGGGCGGACATGACGCCGGGGACGGTCTTCTTGTTCGACTGGACGCAGCTCTTTCCCGAAGCCGGATCGTTGGGGCCGAGGTGCGGGGCGCGCTTTTTTCGCGCCTTTTCGGGATAAGCATCAAGGACCTTGTCGATCATCTCCTGCGTCGACTCTTTGCTGATGCCGAGGACTTTTCTTATTTTTTCAGTCATGGGTGACTCCTGAAAGGTTGGTTCCGTAGGGGCACCCTCGTGAGTGCCCCGATTCTGGGCACCCACGAGGGGTGCCCCTACATCAGACCTGGTTACGCCGCGTTCTCCGACTTGCCGACAACGCTTTCGTCTTCGGCTTCCATGATCCCGAACTCCATGAGCAGGTCTTCGAGCTCTTCCATCTCCAGCGGCGTCGGGACGACGAGCATCTTGTTGTTAAGGATCTTTTCGGCGAGATTGCGGTACTCCTGCGCCTGCGGATGCTCCGGGGAATATTCGATGACGGTCATGCGCCGCATTTCGGCGCGCTGCACCTGATTGTCGCGGGGGACAAAGTGGATCATCTGGGTGCCGAGTTTTTCGGCCAGGGCACTGACCAGCTCGAACTCCTTGTCGGTCTTGCGGGCGTTGCAGATCAGACCGGCGAGGCGCACCTTGCCACTGGAGGCGTACTTGAGAATCCCCTTGGCGATGTTGTTGGCGGCGTACATCGCCATCATCTCGCCGGAGCAGACAATGTAGATCTCTTCGGCCTTCCCTTCGCGGATCGGCATGGCAAAGCCGCCGCAGACGACGTCGCCGAGGACGTCATAGAAGACAAAGTCGAGATCCGGGGTGTAAGCACCTTCTTCTTCCAAAAAGTTGATGGCGGTGATGACGCCGCGACCGGCGCAGCCGACCCCCGGCTCCGGGCCACCCGATTCGACGCATTTAACATCGCCGTAGCCGACCTTCATGACATCTTCAAGTTCGAGATCCTCGACCGTCCCTTTTTCCCGTACCAGATCCATGACCGTATTCTGCGCCTTGGCGTGGAGGATGAGGCGGGTCGAGTCGGCCTTGGGGTCGCAGCCGACGATCATTACCTTCTTGCCGAGATAAGCGAGGCCGGCGACGGTATTCTGGGTGGTGGTCGATTTGCCGATGCCGCCCTTGCCATAAATTGCAATCTGACGCAGTTTCTTTTCAGCCATGACGTCCTCCGTACTTTCTGGTTAATGGTTTGTTCTACGATCCTTGAAAACGAAGCCGCCCCACCCGGACGATCCGGATGGGGCGGCATTGCCCGGCGACTCCGCCATGGAGTCACATTTGAAATGGGAAAAAACAGAAAAAGCCCGAAGGAGATCTCTCTCCTGCGGGCTTCGTTGCCGGGTCAAATGCGACACCACCTCGTGTCGCCTGCTCTTGACATCTCCTTAAGCATAGGCTGTGCCAAAGATGCTAATTCGTGCAAAATCGGAATGATAGCATTTTCGTCTGAGGTAATAATGTGATTGCTCCTGATCTCGTCTGCTCAAAAAAACAGCAGCAAGAGGGCAGAAGATGGGCAAGGTCACCGGTCCTGTCAAACTCGTTTGACAATCATCGCCGGTGCAGCTAGCATGCCGACAGTTTTTATCCTCAAAAAAGGCGCTCCCCCATGTCGCGACACCCTAAAGAGGAACAGTTATCCCGCATTGCTGCACGCCTGCTTAAAGCGCTCAAGGAAGAGGGCGGCGCAACGTTCAAAACCGGTGAGATTCCGTTGCGGGCGAGGATAACCCAGGTGCTGCTGCGCGAGGAGGCGGTGATCGAGGATCTTGACCGTCAGGCCAATGTCCTGCTGGGCGAACATCTCCGCGCGGCTCCGCCAGGCATCGACCGCCAGAAAATGCTGCTGATGGTCCGCAACAAACTCGCCAAAGAGAAAGGAATCCCGCTATGAGGTGGTCAGAGGAACGCATCTCTCATCTGGCACACCAGGTCTTCAATGATCTGTGGCGGGGCGACCTCATCGAAGCTGACGACGCTGGTCGCGCCCTCTCTTCCTTGAAAAACGCCTTGAGCAACATCGTCCGCGCCGAAGAGGAAGTCGATAGCCTGATTCGCGACAAGCTCAACAAACAGAAGAAGATTATCGGCAGCCACGATTGGCAGCTGCTTTATGCCCGCTACCATCGGGAAGAGATGACGAAACGCGGCTGGGCCTGAAACATCTTCATTCCTTCTGTTTATCGACGATCTCACTTGCCGAAACTGCCCTCCGTACACCTCCTGCTGATAAAAAAAAGAATTAAGCCCTTGACTTCTGCCTGAGCGTGACTATATTTGTCGTGTCTTGGCACTCAAATATTTCGAGTGCCAAAATTGACATTTCAGGGGATTAATTGTCCGAATACCCCAATAAACAGTGAACGAAAGGAGAAAAAAATGAACATCAGACCGTTGCATGACCGCGTAATCGTCGAGAGAGTCGAAGAAGAGACCAAAACCGCCGGGGGACTTTTCATCCCCGATTCCGCTAAAGAGAAGCCGCAGAAGGGGATCATCATCGCCGCCGGCCATGGCAAGAAGACCGAAGACGGCAAGCTCCTCCCCATCGACGTCAAAGTCGGCGACCAGGTTCTTTTCGGCAAGTACTCCGGCACCGAGATCAAACTCGACGGTAAAGAGTATCTGATGATGCGCGAAGATGAAATCCTCGCCGTGCTTGAGAAATAATTCTAAAAACTTAAAAGAAGGAGATCACTTAAGATGGCCGCTAAAGAAATTAAATTCGGGCAGGATGCCCGTGCCAAAATCCTCGTCGGTGTCAACGCTCTTGCTGACGCCGTTAAAGTCACCCTCGGACCGAAGGGGCGCAACGTCGTCATCGAGAAGTCCTACGGCGCACCGCTGATCACCAAGGACGGCGTCACCGTCGCCAAAGAAATCGAACTCGACGACAAGTTCGAGAACATGGGCGCGCAGCTGGTCAAGGAAGTCGCTTCCAAGACCTCCGACATCGCCGGCGACGGCACCACCACCGCCACCGTTCTCGCCCAGGCGATCTACCGTGAAGGCGTCAAGCTCGTCACCGCCGGCCACAGCCCGATGGAGATCAAGCGCGGCATCGATAAAGCCGTCGCCGTTTGCGTCGAATCCTTGAAAGAGATCTCCAAGCCGATCAAGGATCACAAAGAGATCGCCCAGGTCGGCACCATCTCCGCCAACAGCGACAAGACCATCGGCGACATCATCGCCGAGGCGATGGAAAAAGTCGGCAAGGAAGGGGTCATCACTGTCGAAGAAGCCAAATCGATGGAGACCACTCTGGAGACCGTCGAAGGGATGCAGTTTGACCGCGGCTACCTCTCCCCCTACTTCGCCACCGATGCCGAGCGCATGGAAGCAGTGCAGGAGAACGCCCTGATCCTCATCCACGACAAGAAGATCAGCAACATGCGCGATCTTCTCCCCATCCTTGAGCCGGTCGCCAAGCAGGGTCTTCCCCTGTTGATCATTGCCGAGGATATCGATGGCGAAGCACTGGCGACCCTGGTTGTCAACCGTCTGCGCGGCACCCTCAACGTCGTTGCCGTTAAAGCCCCGGGCTTTGGCGATCGTCGTAAAGCGATGCTCGAAGATATCGCTGTCCTCACCGGCGGCAAAGTCATCTCCGAAGAAGTCGGCTTCAAACTCGAAACCGCCACCATCGACATGCTCGGCCGTGCCAAGCGCGTTGTCGTCGACAAAGAGAACACCACGATCATCGATGGCGCCGGCGATGAGTCCGAGATCGCTGGTCGCGTCAAGCAGATCCGCGCTCAGGTTGACGAGACCAAGAGCGACTACGATCGCGAGAAGCTCCAGGAGCGTCTTGCCAAACTGGTCGGCGGCGTTGCCGTGGTCAAAGTCGGCGCAGCCACCGAGACCGAGATGAAAGAGAAGAAAGCCCGCGTTGAAGACGCTCTGCACGCCACCCGTGCGGCGGTCGAAGAAGGGATCGTCCCTGGCGGCGGTGTTGCCCTTCTCCGTTGCCTCCCGGCCCTGGAGAAGCTCAAACTCGAAGGCGAGCAGCAGTTCGGCGTCAACATCGTCAAGCGCGCCCTCGAAGAGCCCCTGCGTCAGATTGCCGCGAACGCCGGCGCTGAAGGCTCGATCGTCGTCAACAAGGTCGTCACCAAGAAGGACATCGCTTACGGCTTTGACGCTTCCAATGACACCTACTGCGACATGCTCGCCGCCGGCATCATCGACCCGACCAAGGTCACCCGCAGCGCCCTGCAGAATGCAGCGTCCGTTGCCGGTCTGATGCTGACCACCGAGGCCTGCATTGCCGAGCGCCCGAAGAAAGACGGCCCGGCTATGCCTGACATGAGCGGCATGGGCGGTATGGGCGGCATGGGCGGCATGATGTAAGTCTTTGCCCCTGTCCAGGCAGTAAAAAAGAGCGCCCTCGGATTCGTCCGGGGGCGCTCTTTTGTGTGTTTGTTGCTTGAGTATTGCATGTAAACGGCTATGGCTTTGACCACTGGGCGGCTTGTAAGCCGTGTTGGGACCTTAACGCCCTCAGCTTCGTCGTGTCTCGGAGCCCCCTCTATCCATACTTTGGAATAAAGGTAGGTCGCGTAACTTCAATGCCTCCTCAATAGCTTCGTAGAGTTCTGAGCGCCGCCACGTGTTTACTTGCGTAATAACACTACTCCCACTCGGCCGGCAAGCCCTTGGCAGCCCCTTGTCTGCACCTCGCTTGGACAGAAACTCTCCTGTCATATTCTGGAGGTTGCGTTTTCCGGAAACAAGCTGTTCTGGATCAGTACAAAGTTCCAAGCATGCCTCTCTTACAGTAATGAACTCTTCCGGGTCTTTCTTGGTCTTTGACTCCTCTTCAAGTTTGTTGATTCTACCCTCGTGATCTTCCAGGTGTCGCTTATGATCACCTAAGTGAGGCCCGATGCTCCGGGATATTGCATCTGCGAGAGCGGACACATCGTCCTTGACTGGAGCCGCCATCCTTCGGATGCTTTTAGCGATGGCTTCTTCTTGAAGATTCCTACCCCAGTGCTTAAGAAGGCGAATGC
Above is a window of Deltaproteobacteria bacterium HGW-Deltaproteobacteria-4 DNA encoding:
- the nifH gene encoding nitrogenase iron protein; amino-acid sequence: MRQIAIYGKGGIGKSTTTQNTVAGLAYLGKKVMIVGCDPKADSTRLILHAKAQNTVMDLVREKGTVEDLELEDVMKVGYGDVKCVESGGPEPGVGCAGRGVITAINFLEEEGAYTPDLDFVFYDVLGDVVCGGFAMPIREGKAEEIYIVCSGEMMAMYAANNIAKGILKYASSGKVRLAGLICNARKTDKEFELVSALAEKLGTQMIHFVPRDNQVQRAEMRRMTVIEYSPEHPQAQEYRNLAEKILNNKMLVVPTPLEMEELEDLLMEFGIMEAEDESVVGKSENAA
- the nifK gene encoding nitrogenase molybdenum-iron protein subunit beta; protein product: MANALGLDVKPVTEYTAEEVERVKNWINSEEYKEKNFARQALVINPAHACQPLGAQLVAHGFEGTLPFVHGSQGCASYYRSTLNRHFREPAPAVSDAMTEDGAVFGGQANLHEGLENAYTLYKPKMMAVFTSCMPEVIGDDLTAFIKNAKNKGIIPADFPTPYANTPSFNGTHIHGYDSMLVSILQTLTEGKKIEGRCTGKLNLIPGCDFNTGDYREYKRILKEFGIAVTVLADISETFDSPCDGTYSVYAGGTKLEDAADSINGKATITLGPYATPKTFSWIKDSYAGEHASLAMPIGIVKTDALLMKVAELFGKEVPAAIKAERGRAVDAMTDAQQYMHDKKFAVYGDPDYLMGYVSFLLEMGARPYHILCSRGTKKVEKELQSLLDASAYGKGCKIYMNKDLWHLRSLLLTDPVDAVIGDTHGKFAARDAGIPLFRFGFPVFDRVNLHRSPIIGYQGVINMVTTICNKFLDIKDETCEDRFFEMMR
- the groL gene encoding chaperonin GroEL, producing MAAKEIKFGQDARAKILVGVNALADAVKVTLGPKGRNVVIEKSYGAPLITKDGVTVAKEIELDDKFENMGAQLVKEVASKTSDIAGDGTTTATVLAQAIYREGVKLVTAGHSPMEIKRGIDKAVAVCVESLKEISKPIKDHKEIAQVGTISANSDKTIGDIIAEAMEKVGKEGVITVEEAKSMETTLETVEGMQFDRGYLSPYFATDAERMEAVQENALILIHDKKISNMRDLLPILEPVAKQGLPLLIIAEDIDGEALATLVVNRLRGTLNVVAVKAPGFGDRRKAMLEDIAVLTGGKVISEEVGFKLETATIDMLGRAKRVVVDKENTTIIDGAGDESEIAGRVKQIRAQVDETKSDYDREKLQERLAKLVGGVAVVKVGAATETEMKEKKARVEDALHATRAAVEEGIVPGGGVALLRCLPALEKLKLEGEQQFGVNIVKRALEEPLRQIAANAGAEGSIVVNKVVTKKDIAYGFDASNDTYCDMLAAGIIDPTKVTRSALQNAASVAGLMLTTEACIAERPKKDGPAMPDMSGMGGMGGMGGMM
- the nifD gene encoding nitrogenase molybdenum-iron protein alpha chain, encoding MTEKIRKVLGISKESTQEMIDKVLDAYPEKARKKRAPHLGPNDPASGKSCVQSNKKTVPGVMSARGCAYAGAKGVVWGPIRDMVHVSHGPVGCGWYSWGTRRNLMSGINGVTQFGMMFTSDFQEKDIVYGGDKKLKTLLSEAHELFPLAKGISVLSECPVGLIGDDINSVAKTVAKELDLPIIPCNCEGFRGVSQSLGHHISNDTIRDYIIETREFTEPETPYDIALIGDYNIGGDVWSAKALLEEIGLNVKSVWTGDGEMEKIAATHKVKLNLIHCYRSMNYMCKVMEEKFGIPWLEFNFFGPTKIKESLRAIGQCFDATIQEKVEAAIARHEPIMQAIIDEYKPRLEGKKVMLLVGGLRPRHTIGAYEDLGMECVGSGYEFAHVDDYDRTAPEMPDATVVYDDPSEFEFEKFAETLKPDLIGSGIKEKYIFQKMGIPFRQMHSWDYSGPYHGYQGFAIFARDVDMAVNSPTWGLVKSPF
- a CDS encoding co-chaperone GroES, whose amino-acid sequence is MNIRPLHDRVIVERVEEETKTAGGLFIPDSAKEKPQKGIIIAAGHGKKTEDGKLLPIDVKVGDQVLFGKYSGTEIKLDGKEYLMMREDEILAVLEK
- a CDS encoding DUF507 domain-containing protein; the protein is MRWSEERISHLAHQVFNDLWRGDLIEADDAGRALSSLKNALSNIVRAEEEVDSLIRDKLNKQKKIIGSHDWQLLYARYHREEMTKRGWA